The Sorangiineae bacterium MSr11954 DNA segment GTGCGCCCGTTGGGGAGCACGCTCTCGAGGACCATGGTGCCGCCAAAGGAGGCCGGCTTTTCGCCGCTTGCGGCGGCGGTCGCTAACGGGGTGACGTCGCACTTGGCGTACGTCTTGGCCCAACTTCCGAGCGCCGCCTCGATGGATGCCAGATCGGTCGCGGCACAAAGCGCTTCGTCGAGCGCAAAAACGGCGCCCAGCCCGCGCACATCGGCCGCGAGGCCCGTAAACAAGGTGTGCACACCGGTGGTGACCGAACCACGGTAGGCGGGGCTGTCGTCGATTTCATCGGCGTCGGCCGCGTCGGAGACCACCAGGTACGTGTCGCCCACCACGATGGAGTCGCCCACCTTGACGATGGCCTCCCGCACCTCGCGCCCCGCGTGCAAGAGCGGCGCGGCCCCGTGACAGACATGGATGCGCGCCCCCTGCTCGGTCGCGACCACATGGAAGTGATGCCGGGAGACCGATCGGTCGTCCAACGTGAGATTGGCATCGCGGGCGCGACCCACCATCTTCACGTCGTGGTTGATGATGAGTTGGGCGCCCACGTTCAAGCCGCGTGCAACGATGAGGCGCCTCGTGGGTTGGGCCATCGTAGAAGCAGCATAACAAATCGAGAAGGCAGGCAAGGGCAGGTGCGCTTTTTCCGCACCGATCGGGCATGCGGCGCAACGTTTTCGCCGGGGACGGAAGCTGCCACGTTTGCGCGAAGGCACCCTTGGCGGCCAACGATGTGCCGGAAGCTACTCGTTGGTCGGGCGAATGTGGATTAGGCTTGGCCGCGTGCGGGCGCCGCCGGGGATCGCGATCCATGCGTAAAATGGCCTTTCGGCTCGCCGCGCTCGTGACGCTGTCAGGCTTGGCCGGCTTGGGTGGCGCGATCGCTCCATTCGGCATGGTGGGCTGCGCATCCATCCTCGGGCTGGAAAATACGACGTTGGGCTCCGACCCCGATGTCTCCGGCGACGGCTTCGTGGTTCGTCAAACCACGGGCTGGATCGCGGCCGACGGCGGCTATGTGACGTGGCCGAGCAAGCTCGCGTCGCAAGACATCACGGTTTCGGTGCGGAACGGGACGGAGTTCGTGGCCAGCGAGCTGCGGTCGCAGCACATCGTCGACGGCACCACCGTCGGGCTGAACTTTGGCTCACCCGCGCCGGGCGAACGCTATGTGGCCGTGCAGGAGGGCGGGATCCGCACCATCTATGTGGTGAAGGGCAACCACCTCGACCTGGGCTTCGACGCGGTGGGGCGCCACGATGCCGTGCAGGCCGCGGCAGGGCTTCGTCTGACGGCCAAAGGCGTGTCGGCGACCGACGGAGGTGAGAACGAGCCGGAGAGTTTTCTCGGCGGGAGCCTGACCCTTCCCCTGGGGAAGCTCGCCGGCACACCGCCCGCGTGGACCATCGCCCAAGGCAGCAGCGCGGGTCCGCTGCGGCTCCTCGATCGGGCGAAGGGCGATGTGGCTTGGGTGAAGCGGGAAGGCCCCGTCGCGCCATCGTTCCTGGCCACGGTCGAAGGGTGCACCTTCCCCGAGCAGTTCCAAATGCTCCCGGGCTCCGAGGCCCACGTCGAGGTGACGTGCGGCACGGCGCCGAAACGAAGCGTGTCGCTCCGCACCTCGCTCGAGGCGTTCCGAAACCTGGTCGCCAGCGCCCCCGAGCCGGACAGCGCCGTGGTGACCTTGGTGCAGATCCCACCGGGGCATCGGGTCCTGCGCGAACAGCCCGCGACGCGCGTGATGGGCGATCTGGTCGGCCACGGCCCCGTGCCCCTCGATGCCGCGCCGCTCGATTTCGACTTCGTCGATCCCGCGCTCCCCGATTGGCCCTTGGTGGCCACCGCGCGGATCGAGTTCGAGTCCGGCGGCGCGGCGCCCTTCCAAACCTCCTTCAAGGTGTCGCGCGCGCTGCGCGATGGGCCGCTCGCGCCGCTCGTGGGGCCCGTGCGCGGGGTGAGCATTGGAACGTCCGATCTTCTGCAGCCCGGCGCCAAGATCGTGGGCGTCGGATACACCCCCACCATCGTCCTCGTGCCGCCCGACACCACGCCGCCGCTGCGCGCGCCGACCAGCTACCGTCTGGGCATCATGGCCTTCGATGATCGCGACGGCGGCCCCGCCGGCGGCTTCGAGTTCGTGACCGAGATCGTCACCCGCGGCACCGAGGTGGTCCTACCTCCGGGCGTGGTCCAAGCCGGGAAAACGCACCTGTTGACGGTGACCGCCCAGTACACCGAGTCCTATTCGGAGGAGGAGCCGCTTCGCGGGCGGCTCCCCTCGGGCGAGACCACCATCACCACGAATGTGTTCGCACCGTGATCCCCACCTCGCCCGTCCTCCCCACGTCGATGCGAGGCAGCACCTGCAGGGCCCCCACGGTCGATGTGCCCTTCGGCCGCCGCGGCGCCGTAAAGAACAGCACCGCCCCGGCCGCGGCCAGCACGGCGCCCGTGCCGAAGAGGATGGTCGCGGCGCGCGCTTGATCGTGCGCGCTCTCGGTATCCCGCTGACCGGCGGCGTTGCATATGTACGTCTGCGCGTTGCAATTCGAATCGAAGGCGCCGTCGTAGGTCGATTTGGCGGACAGTCCAAAGTAGCCGCCGATCAGCACCGTCACCAGCCCAACGCCGCCCGCCGCGATCCCCGCCGTGCGCTGCCATCCGAGCCCGCCGAGCCCTTCGCGCGACTGTGCGCCCTCGGCGGCCGGCGACGCGGGCGTTGCCTCGGGCGCATCCACCCCAGGAGCATGGGCGACCGCCGCCGGTGCAGATTCCGGCTCGAGGGGCGGCACCTCCACGCGCACGGTGCTCGACTCGGCGATGCGCGCGTGGGTGCTCCACGGCTTTCGGCCGGGCGCCAACGCCTCGACGAGGACCTCGCCCGAGTCGACGAGGCGCGCAGAGCCGATCTGCCCGCGGGGCATCACCTCACCGTCGACCTTGACGACCAGCGCCTCCGCGTTGGTCCCATTCGCGGCCGACACCGTGACGACCAGCCGCGAGAGCCTCGGCTCCAGCGCCGCGGCCCGTGACGATGCAACTTGCGCCCGTGTGCCCTGCCCCGCCAGCGCGAGGATCTCCTGGTACAAGCCCCACGCGCGGGCGATGCGCCCGATCTTCTCGTAGCACTCCGCGAGCTTCCCCCGCGTCCCCACGCCGGGAAAGAGCGCCAAGCTCGCCTCGAGCTTCGCGCACGCCGCCGCGTACTTCCCCTGATCCATGAGCTGCACGCCTTCGTAAAAGAGGCTGCGCCCCGCCGCTTGCGACTCCGACGCGGACCCTTGCG contains these protein-coding regions:
- a CDS encoding FHA domain-containing protein is translated as MAQPTRRLIVARGLNVGAQLIINHDVKMVGRARDANLTLDDRSVSRHHFHVVATEQGARIHVCHGAAPLLHAGREVREAIVKVGDSIVVGDTYLVVSDAADADEIDDSPAYRGSVTTGVHTLFTGLAADVRGLGAVFALDEALCAATDLASIEAALGSWAKTYAKCDVTPLATAAASGEKPASFGGTMVLESVLPNGRTKIAVPMHGTSAPWLAFITRSPDKVTDSLRRLLVVAGRICASRLALGHARGEL